From the Phalacrocorax carbo chromosome Z, bPhaCar2.1, whole genome shotgun sequence genome, the window AGTCAACATGGAACCTTTCCCCCAGTGCCCTCATCTCCATTTGGAATGACAACGTGATTTTCTATGGTTCCCTTTTTCTACTcagaaaattttatctttttcctttgttttttttccttatgctttCTCCATACAGTCGTGAATGGATTTTTACCATTTCTTGGCAGAAATCAGttctctgttttaaatataaGCCAGCCTGGGGGGAGGAGAAAGGTATTTAGACTTAGACCATTGTGTAGCTTTCTACACAATGTAGAAATGTTGTTCGGGATGTCCAATTTGCTGTGCCTCATTCCGTACTGCCATCTTGttgaaaaaatatgcatattgCAAAATAGATAcattagtttttatttcaaatgtataTGCAATTAGAGAAGGGGATctcaataaaaattaaaatgtaggCATCTAGGTCTGCCCACTGTGGTGTTTAAAAGGGATTCGTGGCCTTTACTGAAGTACTGAAGAACAGTTTCACTTCTAGATGACTGTTACCTAAACTTAATACCTTTTGAGAAATGTCATTTGGGTTCTCAGTAGTAGTTTGTTAAGGGTTAGAATTACCTCAAAGAAATCAATAACAAACCAAACATAGAATCAAACATGCCAGACACACTGCTAAAACATTTGTAAGTAACTGTTTGCACCTCTCTCTGTTCAGCCGCATGGCTTTGCATGGCATGGCTCTCTTGGCCTCCACACCCTTTCCCCCTGGTCTCTTCACCACCTTGAATAAAGTGAAACTGAATTTTGACACAAATGCGattatgtatttgttttctttatatacTGCTTTAATTAACAGGTAATACTACTACTCAGAATTTTGTAGGTAGAAACTGACAAGTCAAATCTTGTCTCTGAGATCACAAGGTCAAGGTTCTGTTGAAGCTGTCTCAGTGAAAGCCAAACAGACTTCAGTCTTCAGCTTTGGTTTATTGTAAGGACAAGATTTTAATAACTGGATTTACTGGTACAGGCtccctttacttttttttttctgttgccaCATTGAAACAACGTAGGTAGTGTTGCCAGATAACCAGATTCTCATTAAATCCAAATTCTGTATGTATGCTATTAGCTATTTATTATCTTTAGCACATCACAAAATACACTCACATATTAAACAAATCACTAAGGTCTCTTGTTCCTCTTGAGTTATTTTTAGCCATCTATCTGCAAATAATAAATACCACACACTAGTCAATACAACATTAATATTACTATGTAATGGTAGTTAAAATTTAATACTTAGAGCATATTCTTGAATTTGAACTACAAACCCAAAGTTTCCTAATTATTCTGCTGATGGAAAACAGTTCCAATAAATACATCATGCCTTAATAGGATTGCTAAGTCTTGTGGCTTGTTTGTAAATATCTCCATATCCACATGAtgtttatatttgtatatatttgttttgtacATATTTCCCGATACTGTATTAGCTTCAAAACAATTCGGAAgattcctccccaccccagccccccaccctcctcAGCCTTTCACATCTGAATTCCAGGAAAGAACTACCTAAAGACTGCATTGTTTGTAATGGTGTAAGTATTGTACAAGGCAAGAGTGGGCAGTGTTTcttcagcaaataaaacaaTGCGACACTACCTTTCTCCAGCATTAAACCCCCCCTGTTGATCCCTCTCCGTCTGCAATGACTAATCTTTGCTGAAGATGCAGCAAAAGCTGAAGCAGCAACCAATACCAGCAAAACATCTGCCTCCCAGGAACTAAGGATATAGGTGGCCAGAGTTCCTAAGAGTTAATTACTGagttgtctgggtttttttttccctatattgACCAATTCATCTGCTACTTCTGCCAAGGAAGATCCTTGGGTTCTATGCTCAAATGTGTTACTAAAACCAGACTGGGCAAAGGAGCCGTTCGTCCTCGCTATTGTGTGCAGATTCTTATGGAAATTAATCCAATACTGTGgaaggttttgttgtttttttttttttcccaaattttgTAATGTGTGTTACAAAAGAACAGGGTTATTAAATGTGGGAACTGTTCAGGAAAAATACTGCTAATAGGTGTTGTATATTTGTAATAGTCTCAGATACGGTGCGAAGTGTTTCTGACTTAGATTTGTTGTTCATGTATATCACAATATTTGGCTTATTATGCAGATCaaaaattacaaagcatttcatgttttcatacagaaaatgtttgtttatcATAATCTCCTCTTGAAATGCAAATTGTCATAGTTTGGTTATGTGATTCTTGAATGCCTTTAAGGTTTCTGCATAAAACTGAACAAATTAATACATAGCTGACGTCTTTTTTCCTGCCTATAACACTATCGCTCAGTCAAGGTTTGCCTGTTGTTATTCTTACCAGTGGATTAATTCATAATTTTCTGGTCAGTATATGCAAGTACATATATGCATCACCTAGGAGCCTGAGCTTTGTTATTTGACCAAAGAAATGCATCTGTGATCTTGGTcacaatttttgcttttgtgactGCATGTGGGATCTAACGGTCCACAATTCCACTCACAGCAGACATTTTGTAAAGATATTTTGATTGCTGTAAAGCTTCAAGGAGTAAACTGGCTTTTAATTATCTTCCTACAAGGAGTAAAATAATGTATATgccattatattttttttttaactcatcaTCTCCAGATCAATACATCAAAGGCTGAAACAAATGTGACTGCTGGAACAGGCATGATGTGTTAGGACACTAATAGGGAATAAGGGAGAAAAACTGAATTCACTTTCTCCTGGATGTCTCCCAATTTTTTTATCCTTGTAGGTTTCCATTCCTTGTTGCATCAAGCAGATGGAGAACTGTGCAGAAGTTTGTCTTGCTAACTGCCcttgtgaatttttttcagtgttggtTGTGAAGTGTGAAAGGAAAGCATTCTTGTACTGATGGGTCCTGGAAAACGGTGACTGTCTCACAATCTGCAAAACTTCTACTCTGGCAAAGCCAGGCTCCCAAATTCATGGCGCCAATGTGCTCTTCACATGAACAGCAAATCTTGACTCAAGATGTGGAACTACTAAGAGtttaaacagacatttttccaGAAACTCCCAGGGGGCTCAAAACTGGATCAAGCAGTCCAAGCATTTGGGCATTTCATGTGCTTTTTGCCATCAAATCTGCTGCCCTAGGAAAGTATTTCTGTTGCCATCTTTTCATGTGACTGGAAGTTCTTAATGTAAAACCTCAATATCTACAGATTTTATGACAAGAAATgcttccaaattattttttgagcAACAATGGTTAGTTTAGGACAGCAGGTCTGAGGACTTGATGACAGTACTTCTGAGGCAGGGTACAGGGTACCGGGGACagaaagggcaaggaggaggaccttaGGACCTCTAGGCCAGTCaacctcacctccatccctggaaaggtgatggagcagttcatcctggagatcatctccaggcatgtagaggaaaagaaggttatcagaagaagtcaacatggatttaccaagggaagatcacacttgaccaacctgacagccttctatgatgtcgtgactggctgggtcgaagggagagcagtggatgttgtctatcttgacttcagtaaggcatttgacactgtctcccatagcatcctcacaggaaagctaaggaagtgtgggttggatgagaggacagtgaggtggggACAGAGAACTgtctcaacaacagagctcagagggtcatgatgAGCTGGATGGAGGCTCATAACTAGGcatgttccccaggggtctgtgctggatccggtcctgttcaacacattcatcaatgacctggatgatgggacagagcgcaccctcagcaagttcgctgatgatgccaggctgggaggagcggctgatacaccagaaggctgtgctgtcatccagcaagacctggacaggctggagagctgggctgaggggaacctcatgaaatccaacaagagcaagtgcaaggtcctgcacctggtgaggaacaaccccatgcaccagtacaggctgggggctgaactacgggaaagcggctctgttgagaaggacgtgggagtgctggtggacaacaagctgaccatgagccagcaatgtgcccttgtggccacgaaggccaatggtatcctggggtgcattaaaaggaatgtggccagcagggtgagggaggttatcctccccctctgctccgccCTGGTGAGACCAGctttggagtgctgtgttcagttctgggacccccagtttaagaaggatgtgaaactccttgagcaagtccagtggagagctaccaagatgatcagggggctggagcatctcccttatgaggaaaggctgagagacttgggtttgttcagcctggagaagagaagactgaggaggcatttcataaatacctataaatatctaaagggtgagtgTGAGGctgatgggactaggctcttttcagtggtgcccagtgacaggacaaggggcaatgggcacaagctggaacacaggaagttccatctaaagatgagaaaaaacccctttcctgtgagggtgccagagcagtggcacaggctgctcagggaggctgtggagtctccttccctggagacattcaaactcAGCCTGgttgtgttcctgtgccccctgctctagatgtccctgctcaaggaggggggttggacaagatgatctccagaggtcccttccaacccctaccattctgtgattctgtgacacaGCTGACACATGCACAGACGAGCTGTTTATTCCATGCTTTCTGTCACTCCCCCTTGGTGTCTCCTTGTTCAGCAAGTAGCACTGCACCCTGTACCTCATCCCAGCGTGTACTGCACTGTTCCCTCAGTGTTGGCTAGTGCCATTCATTAGTATGGGCACAATGTATAGGTCAGTGTGCTTGCCTCctggaaaaacattaaaaaatgtaagaaCAGGCTCCTACTGCTTGTTCCAACACTACATAAAGAACCAATGAATCAAATGTTACAGGCTGTTTTCATCTTAGCACCCAAAAGCAGCTCTGGACATACTTAAATTTTCTGTACTGCTGGACAAAAGGGACCCATGCTGTTTAGTATGTGAATtggtaaacatttttttatggGCAATGAAAGGTCAGGGTGTGCTTTTCAGAGGACTGAAGTGCGAGAGCTATTGACCTGGCTGAAGACCCTGGCAGTACTCAGGCTGAAATGTCAATataacctaattttttttctgtgctgcagagaaatTTCTATTTCATGCTGATATTATAGCAACAGCTTTTAGTATTTCTTCTTGGAAATACCtgcattttcatgtatttaaatacaggaaaaccTCAGCACATCTTTTGGGCTGAATTACTGCTAATAACAGACTGTTCTACTAAAACACTCTCCTTACCAGTGCTGCTGGGTTAGCTGATCAAGTACCAGTGACTACCACAAATCTTGCATGggtaaaaaaagttttaaagatCGACCTAATGTCTGAGAATTTTTGGCCCAGTGGAGAACTGACCAAGCTATTAGTGTTTCTGACATCTTTAGTGGAGAAGCTGGGCAGGGAGTGGAGGAGATGGGAAAATGGCTGGAAGCCTTTTAGAGGAGAAGCTTTACTGCTCTCTAATCCATGCAGCACCACCCATGAAGCTCAATGACAGGAAAATGCAAAGTGCAGAAGGCAAGTTATGTGAGTGACCCAGAGGCATTTAAGGCCTAGTTTATGACAGGCACCTATGCACCATCTTCAAGCTCCTGTGGCAGTGAATGCTGAGACCGTTTGCTaaatgctttgctgtttgggaaatgcttttcccttcagaaaaGAGTAGGTGCCATAGACTGCCTACAAGGTCTTAATCTGTCATTCCTTAACAGTGAAAGGTGTCTTATTATTGTAAGGCACTCAAACAAAGAGGCAGTGATATGCAAGGGTCACCACTAATTAATCATTTGTAATGATTTCTAGAACATTTTTGGGTTTAGGCTAACAAGGCTACTGAGAGATACTTCTAAAAAATCTAACAGGTTTACCCTAGTCTTTCAACTACATTGttcagaaaaagaatataaaaatgtctAGCACCCTAAAATAACGCTAACTTGTAATTTTTAAGACATCACTTTGAAATTTTATAAGCTATGATTGTAAAtcctaagtttaaaaaaaaaaaaaaggaaaaagaaaaatcttaaaatacagcAATGGAGTTATTAACATTCTTCTAAATATACTTATTTCCCACAGATGTCAAAAAATAACTCACAGACAAAACTAATATGGGAAATATgaacacaatattttaaatgtatagCTGAAAAAGTAAACTTTAAAACTCATTCTTTACAATTCCCTTAATCCATACTTCTTCAGTAAATATAAATCCTCCTCCCATTTCTGtaaatggtatttaaaaaaaaaacaccaccttttTTAACAACATAGGCTGTGCTATGGGTAAACCACATTTTGTGACTGCaaccatgttttttctttaaaccagtTTGAACTCCCTCAGGTTTAATTGCAGGATCGTGTCCTTGACAGCAGCAAAGACGAAACGAATATTTTCTGTGTCGGTGGCACAAGTGAAGTGGGAATAGATTACTTTCTTCTTGTCTGGAATCTGATCCTGACACAGCTTCAAAATGAAGTCTCTGGCAGCTTCGACGTCTTGTTTTGGTCCTAGTCAAACGCACAGTTAGTGGTTTTGAACAGTGAAATGCTCTGGGTCAAGGAAGAAATATATGGGCAGTATCTTAATAGgctaatttcattttaaatgtgaaatcaCCATAAAGGCATACTTCCATGTTGGCATTTTATCAGTCATACATTAGTGGAGCAAAAGCTGTTGGAAGACGGCTTTCTGAAGTGTGTGGAGTATGCTTTTTTCAACAGTAAACCTTACAGGTCAAAGTAATTGTTTATAAAAACCTATGCCACTGGAATTACCCAGGATATATTATTAGTTTGCTACATTACTGTAGTTATGTCAAAGACCAtgagagaaattaaattttctaaAACACACAAGAGTAAGCAGGGTTCTCTGGACAAGAGAGGGAGGTGCATTTTCTCTGTAGCTATTAAATAGTTTTAgttcttttcattattaatcGTAGGCTTCAATGTGATACATGTCTTGCAGAATATAATACGATTTTAATTACTCGActacatctgatttttttcatcattctttTGGCAACTAAGTATCGGTAACATTTGTTAAGGAAAGTTATTCAGGCTGCTTCTTAACTTTGGACTTTTATATAGATAAGAAGTTATAATAATGAATGCAAACCTATACTATGGGTTTTTACTATATAAAGAGTTGGATTAATAGCTGCATTCCCCAAATTCTCCTGTATCTTGTCTCTTGAGATCAAAGATGAGAAAGGTGCTTCTCATAAAAAATAGTGTTTGTGCCACTCTAATGATAACAGACTGGCTGCAAGAAATCTCTCAAGACTCTGTCTACAATGCTCcggtaaaaaacccaaagttccggtaaaaaacccaaagttccAGTAAAACTGAGTAATTTAAGTTTGTATTTTAATGGATGGAGTAGAAAAGCATAGATATCATATAGATAGCATAATTCCTCTTTCCCTGATCAATTTAATGAGGAAAAACCTAAGTGGTTTAAATCTGACTTTTAGCTTTGTGAGGATAGTCTGGGAAAAAAGCTTACCTGTGTATTCTGGAAAGTAACTTACTAGATGGGAATACATGATTTTCTCTTCTAGAagatcttttttgtttaaaaaccaaaGGACTGAGGAATTCAGAAACCAGGGATATGTAATGACAGTTTTAAATAAGGCCTTGCTTCCTTCCATTCAAttctacaacaacaaaaaaaattagtatgaaGTTACACTCTCTAGACAGTAGCATATACAAATCACATCAGCTAGAGATCATAAaggtttttttgaaatatttttaaaaatattagttttattAAGTGCAATTACAATGCATTGGTTGATCAGTACATGTTCTATATCCTTTTATTCACTGGAGTTTAGATCACTGCGGTGAATGGCATGATGGCATGTGAAATCAAGGTAAGCCTtaataatagaaattattttatttcttgtatgAGTTAGTGAGCAGTGATGGACTGCTGCTCTATGAAAGCCTCTTCTGACCTCACAGTGAGACCTGAAGCAGGGTGTATTGGGTCAAATATCTGATATTAACATACTGTAACATAGCTAAAGGACAAGAATACAGGTAATTTTCTATATCAATAATAAAGTCTGTCCATTTCAAGAGAGATCTAAGGAACACCACATTCAGAGATTGCTGTTTGGAGTTCCTGGGGACAAACTTGTGATAGCAGTTGGttcattatttatttcctaATGTCTAAAGTGAGCAGAACAAAATGTTCAAGATggtgaaagggaaaagaaaattacagtcaCTGAAGTTGTTCATGCATCAAAAGATGACAGGAAACTCTATCTCAACTACAAGGAACATTGCGACACTTCAGCAAGTGAGGTAGGGTATGCTTTTCACAGTTCAAACAGATCTTAAGAAAGTGATCTGTAAGGGCTTTGGGACTTCAGAGTTCAAATGGTATTAAGCATTTTTGAAGGACACTTGAAGAAAGCCTCCTACTGCAGAATGCAAAGCGACCACTACCAAACAGAATGCAGTTCCACTAATAAACTCTTCTCCACTTGcctactgttttcttttttgcatccTTTCCTACAACATCTGGCTACTGCTGATGATGGTGCTCTAGAGCAGACAGGAGAACTCATGTTTTCTAACCTTGGGAAGGAGGTAAATTTTAACTTATTTTGATTTAGTTTTCCTTAAGAAATGCACAGGTTAATTCTGAAACATCAGAGActtagaaaacaaactgaaaaatacctAATTACAGATGACTGAGGTAGTTTTACTTGCTTAGAAATATTGCTCATACTCAAATTCTCAAACATTTGACATGGCTTAAatgatttaaaacattttaaaataatgttttatcttttaagGTAATTTTAAGGTATCTTTAGGGTATTTAGCAGGCTGCTAATTTAATACAACTCTGTAACTGCATGATCATCTTTGTAATGCAATTCTAGTACTTGCAAATGCTTTTATGAAGACATGTGAATGCcatctttattaaaaagcatGCATCTTTTTCTGTACCTTATTTAGATACCCTGACTCCTTACATCACTGTCACATTCTGCCAAGACTTGATCATATTCACTTAATGCAACTAAGAAAATAAGGGAAGTAACACTTTCAAAGCAATGGATCCACCTCCTTCTTTCTGACCTTTGGCCACCTATAACCACCATCTTgttaaacagaaatacagtCAACGTATTAGTCATTTTCATAAGATACTGTAAGTATATCCAAAGGCCTTATAATACATCACCTACCTGAGATAAGCTCGGACAGTGAAAAGCATATCTTAACACTGTATGTTCTGTTTAATATTGAAACTTGAGTCCTTTCCTGCAATGCTACAGCTTTCATTGTTCTTTAGTGTTGTGGGTTAATGCCAGCGGGCAGCTAAGCAcaacacagccacttgctcactacCCCCCCACACTGTGGTTAGAcagggggagaggaaaaaagagtaaaaccaagaaaacttgtgggttgagataaaaaacCCAATTGTTTAATAAGTGAACAATAAGTGGAAGAGGagataaagaaaacaagtgatgcaaaggcaatcaTTCACAACCTCCATGGGTAGCCCGATGCCCAACCAGTTCCCAAGAAGAAGATGCCCAACCGCTCTAAAGCCCCCTCTTTTCACTTTTATCACTAAGCATGACATTATATGGTGTGAAATATGTCTTTGGTCTGTTCAGATCATCTgtctggctgtgtcccctcccaacctcttgtgCACCCCCCAGCCTATTGACTGGATGggcagagaaacagagaaggcttTGGCGCTGTGCAAATACTGATCAGCAAAAGCCAAACATTGGTatgttatcagcactgttttggtTACAAATCTAAAAAACAGCAGCATATCAGCTGCTATGAAGCAAATTAACTTTAGCCTAGCTAGGCCCAGTATAAGTGTATAAGCCACTTGAGGcacaatataaaatataatcctgggatatttttctgtgttgggAGAAGCTTTAGCAAAGGTAGATGTGAAcatacttaattttctttccccacaTGCTCTTATATCTCCCTTGGTCCCTCCACAAGAACCCTAGGGTAGTCATATCTCACTCCTCAAAACAAATATCTTTGTTGCACATCAAATCCCTATGGTTTTGTAGCCAGCTAAGTTAAGTCCCTCACATTCTGCCCAGGTCAAAATGTTCCCTAGAACATTCctttttccaggggaaaaaaaccaaccaaccaaaaaaaaaataaccaacaaaaacaaaccacaaaatcaCAGTTAGGCTGGTTTGACTATGTGTTATCAGAGTAGATTCTGGCTCTGTGTTGTAACTGCACACAGGTGTTTGTTCATGATGAAATGGGTGGTTTGGTGGAAGAACATTTATAATCATGCTAGTGTAAATTCTGCAATGTTGAAATTGAAAAATGCTTTCCCTTAGAAAAACAGTAACCCTATCTGTTGCGATAGCTTCTTTAGTAGCAGATAAGGTAATTTTAAGGTGCTTCTCAGACCTTCTTTCAACTTTATTAGTATGTTTCTCTCAATTCCactgaacatattttttttaatattatatggGAGGAAGAATAGAAGTATCCACTGCTGTGAccctccaatttttttttttccctcctccttccctcagcGTCTCCAACTCCCTTCTGTAACTTTAGTTAACTGAAAGTTGTAAACTCACTTGATGGCTTCAACATACCTGTTAGGGCCCTCTCTTCCAAACAGCTACAGTCAGGAGGCAAAAACTGTTGGCTCCAAATGGAATTAAACTACATTCTTATATGAGCACTCGTGTTACTACATGTGCCTTGGCTCTGTATCCCCCATCCAAGACTTTTAATTAAACTAATAGTTCAGATGATACACAGCAATTGGGCTGCTTGacttgaaaagcttttttcttgtAATGTAAATTTCAAAAGTAACGATGTTCTGAAACACCACTCAAGTTACTGTATTAGCTTTGGTGACTAGAAGGGCTGGAAATGCATACAACACTCACTGAATGCAAAAGCTTAAAGGACCTTAGAAGCTCCAGCAGCTACTTTCATAATTGTAAACTGAATCATTTGACAGGCAGTCTTACctaaatataatattttctaaatcaaAAGGTTACTCGATAATTCCTGTAGTTGGTACTCGGACTCTAAGAATATCTTGCTGAGTTGGCACAAGTGAGGGCATAGCAATACAATCAAGGTCAGGAAGATAACTGAAAAGTTAAATATACAACAGAAACAAGATTAATGCACTGTCATATACTAATCACACTGATTCAAAACCAAAGTACTAACCAGGAATCACAGAAGAGTTTCCACAAAGGCAGgtaaacagaaatgcagttgtACATGGCCTTAGCAGAATTGTTGCTGGCATAAACCAATAAACTCCTTTACTTTCACTGAGATCTGCATGTACGTTTCAGACAGAATAATACAAGTCAAAAGAGATGACGCCTAAATGTTCTGTAGACAATCACCCAaaattgttaattttatttgaataattttatttggtcTTAACTTCAGAATGAACATCAAGATTAAGATGTGAACACAAATATAAATATCAGTCCTAGCCATAACGTTTACCAACAGTACTCTATCCCGTCACTTAATCTGTGATGCTAATATTGCACACAAATGTGAAACATTGCTGGACAAAGTTCAGAAAAGTAATTAATGGAATGCACTGCAAACATGAATGCGTCAAACTCacatatttttaacataaaagaCAATGCATTTAGCTTCTCATCTGCCCATGTAGTCATTCTTAATTTTACCTCCATAGTTTCACAAGGTTCTTGTGCTTTCATGGCTGGGTTAAATTCTAGGATGTCATTCCTTTGCCTCAGTAAATAAGCAGTGTGTAAGCAAGACACAGAGACCCAAGATAGACTCCTCTGCAATCTATCTTCTCACCACTAGGAGGCAACATTAGATCATCCAAAATCCTAACAAGGCCTCCAAAAAGCATAAGGAGTATTCCAAATCTTACAACGCAATTTTAGCACAAACCTTCCTTTATTTAAGCACTaattcctcccttttcctttggTGGAAGAGGGAGGGTGTCAATCTACTTCCTCTTGCTGCCCAAACATACCCTCACACTTTGGGTCGCAAATAAAAAATACTCACACTGAATGCTATCACTTAGAAGATATTTCTCTTAAGACAATTACTCCTCTCCAGCAATGTAGCAAATTGTTACTGAGCTCTCAATTGCAATTAACAGCAAAAGCaagatttaataaaattttaaataaaactgattttcaaTTGCAGCTGATTTCTTAGAAAATGAGGCTACAGTAGAACGTTAAGTGGCATCCTTCTTCTCCAGTGTAGGATTATATAAGAACAAAGCAGACAAACATCTGTCAAGAATGATAACACTTAACACACACAGGAACAGATTGCTATGTATAACCATTCTGAGTTCAAGTTTACCATAAAAGCCTAATCTAAATGCTCCTTGCTGAAATTTAACCCTGCTACTTCTCAACCTtggcagaaacagaaatgtacattttctgttctcataaaaaaacattttttcacaatttaaaaaaatgggggAGAGACTTATCTTTGTTCTGATTTATATCCTAACCTTTTAATGTAACTGAACTGCCTGACCTGCGCGTTTGTTGTCAATGTATTTTGTACagctgtttttaattatttccccCAAAGGAAACTCAGTTCTGTACCAGCTGTGTTGACCTCAGAACTGGGAGGGATGATGGTTCTAGTATGTGCGGAAAGcctaaaattactttctttcatCACTCCAGCTTAAAATTTGTTGTGTACCACAGGCCAACAGAGACACAGGTATAACAGATACAGAGTGAACCTATCTCTTcaatatgagccagcagcgtgcccaggtggccaagaaggccaacagcatcctggcttgtatcaggaatagtgtggccagcaggagtagggcagagattgtgcccctgtactcggcactggtgaggccacacctcgagtactgtgttcaatTTTGGACCCCTCAGGACAAGagggacatggaggtgctggagcatgtccagagaagggcaacaaagctggtgaagggtctggagagcaggtcttatgaggagaggttgagggaactg encodes:
- the LOC135310569 gene encoding LOW QUALITY PROTEIN: guanine nucleotide-binding protein subunit alpha-14-like (The sequence of the model RefSeq protein was modified relative to this genomic sequence to represent the inferred CDS: deleted 2 bases in 1 codon; substituted 2 bases at 2 genomic stop codons); amino-acid sequence: MAGCRLCAEEKESQRISAEIERQLRRDKRDARRELKLLLLGTGGIGKSMFIKQMRIIHGSGYTEEDRKGFTKLVYQNIFTAMQAMIRAMDTLKIQYTSKENEESAQMIKEVEVDKVTVLERKQVEAINKLWEDPGIQECYDRWGEYQLSDSAKYYLPDLDCIAMPSLVPTQQDILRVRVPTTGIIEXPFDLENIIFRMVVIGGQRSERRRWIHCFESVTSLIFLVALSEYDQVLAECDSDNXMEGSKALFKTVITYPWFLNSSVLWFLNKKDLLEEKIMYSHLVSYFPEYTGPKQDVEAARDFILKLCQDQIPDKKKVIYSHFTCATDTENIRFVFAAVKDTILQLNLREFKLV